ACTTGCCTTTTACCAGGTTTTACCCTTCCAGTATGTTTCATTTGATAAGACATTTTCCAGCGCCCAGAGTTTCAGTACAATGTGCAAATGGATACTGACAAATGGTGCCTCAGCCTTTTCCCACCTGCCTTgttgctgcttgctgctgctcttcttggTGTCTTCTGTGCCTGTCACCTGCCATGACCTCAGCCAGGACATGGTGTCCCCGGAGGCCACCAACTCTTCTTCatcatcctcctccttcccctcgtccttctcctctccttccagtGCGGGGAGACACGTGCGGAGCTACAATCACCTCCAAGGAGACGTGCGCAAGAGGAAGCTCTACTCTTACAACAAGTACTTTCTCAAGATCGAGAAGAACGGCAAGGTCAGCGGCACCAAGAAGGAGAACTGCCCCTTCAGTAAGTATTGCTCTCCTGCCGCGTTGTCGGGCAGCGGCTGCCGGCCGCCCCCAGCACCCCGGCTGCGGCGGCCCCGGTCCCGGAGCGCCGGAGCCCtctggctggggagggaaggggagggtgACGCctcggcggggagggggcgcgggGCAGAGGTGGGGTGGGCTCCTCCGGACGCCGCTCCCCGCCAGCCCGTATCTGCAAATCTCTCCGGttacatttgttttgcaaatggcTTCGCCGAGcacagtttgtttctttgcctgGCAGAAGAGCAAATTAGAAAGATTTGTAAGGatgtggcggggggggggggcattgTCTGCCGAATCTGAAAATCATTATCCCCTGTCATTAAAGCGCCTTGACGAGAACGCTGTATTGAAACAATGCATCGATTTCCCCCACGCACGCACACACTCTTCTCCCCGGGCCGCACAAGAGCCGtccgctccccgctccctcctccccgaCCCCGGAACAGAGGGTTTTTCCTTCGGGCTGGGATTTTGCCTGGGTTTGCCCTCTGCCGCGGGGGTGCCCGGCGGGCGCTGGGAGCCGGTGCGCGGCCGCGCAGCCGCCCGCGGTGAGGCGATGCTGGTGCCCGCCGCGTCCCTGGCGTGCACGCTgcgccccgccgctcccgggcTGCAGCGCCGCTATACCGCTACTCGCTCCACTGTAAACATCTGGGGCTGGGTTCGCACAGACCTCACACGCAtttcattgtcatttttttttttttttttaaagaaattatttcaaagcaaaagtcATATGGCTGTTTCCATGGCTGAAGTTTCAAGCTTTTCTGTAGTACTAATTAGGCTTTTAGTAATAGCATGCTTCTGGTAATGTATTTTTGGCTGTCAGTGCTAGAAATGTAACCTTTATTCCGTTTTCCTGCCTGTGCAATCTCAAATTGAAGTAACTGTAGTAAATCACAATGTATTGCATTGTAACTTAAGTGGCTGCGTCCCACTATAGTAGCATGCTGAGAAAGTAAGCTCTGTTATGCAACTGTTGGAGGAAACTCTCTGACTTGCTTCACTGGTGGAGAACCACGTTTTGGTTCTTTGGTTGTTTTACCTAAATCCAGATAAACCTGGGGataaatcttcttttaaattaaaacaacttAAAGTGACTTAAGTAGATCCCTTGTTAGCTAATGTGTAAAGTATGGAGTACTTCAGCAGGTTGCCATGCTGTATGATAGACATTACTGTTCATTCAGCTGTATTTCTATTAAATACCCATAATACAGGCTTACgaacagggaggagagggctgcTGTATCATATGTCACTACTTCACTTGCTCCACCTTGCAACTTCATACTTTATCATGCACTTAACGTTTGTAAATGCTTTAGATATCAAAGCAGCTGAATCTTACCACCTCCCTTTCTATATTTCATAGAAAGCCAAATTCTTGAAAAACAGCTATGATGAAGGCTTCCCTTTGATGAATTTGTGTGGAATGAGGTCGTAACACTGTATTTCTTAGATTACTTCTGTTTGTGGAGGATGACAGCATCATTCCCCTAAAACGGGATTCTGAAAGCTTTGTGTGCATCTCTGAGAACGTCAGGCCATTCTGTGTAGAACATTGCTGCCGAAAAGGCTATAAGGGGCCCAATCTGACAACAGTGTACTTGGAGAAGTAACTACTCATCTGAGCCATCCCACTTAGCCAGCAGAACTGTTCAGTGAGTAAAGTTCAACACATGCATGAGCTTCTGCGAGATCTTGCCAAGATGAGGTAGACTACACTGAAATGCACATATACTTCTTTCTACTCTTTCAGTCTACGTGCAAGAACAACCCTGTGCAACCATAGggtgtgattctttttttctagttttccaGTCGGTGCATCAGAAAGAGAATTGGCATTCTTGGTGATGTCATGGTTATTGTCGCATCTGCAGAGTGTCTACTGAGAGGAGAATGTAATTTGTTtcatataaaagcaaaacaatgtcTTTATTATACATAGTTATATCCTGTTTATGTGCAGTGAAGAAAAGACTCCTGTCATCTTAACACTTGCAACTTGCTAACCGCACTTACATCGCAAAGTCAGACCTAGTGTACAAcatctttaaatacaaaacaattaGGATCTTGTTAGCAGAAGATAAGTCACAGTTGTATGTTCTTCTTTAACAGTCATTATAATCTACAGTGTGAAATTGTGTTTTCTGGAAAAGTACATAGTCTGAGACCATTTAAGAATCTATTTACTGTGCCTTTATTTCAAGGGTGTCTGTGTAGCAAAATGTTGCAAATGATTCACAAAATCTATGCTTTTCGCAACCTCACGTGTAGCTGTGCCATCATAATACTGCCATAATCCCCAGCTGGACTGATTCCATGCAAATATATGGTATCTTTAGGATAGTCTAAAATATGTAATTAGATGTGAATACATTTCTGCCATGCATAAAGGATTAGCCAGCCAGCCCACTAAATTGTAGCCTGTTTAACATTAAAGGCCATTTAATCTCTAATATAAGTTCCTCTTTTGAAACTGTGCTTTCCTAAACAAATAATAGTGACTGTTGACACACAAGACTGAAATATTCTAATTTGGGggctaattttctttttctcatatgCTAATGTTTAAAATCCATTTATGCTGCAGTAAAGCCTTATCTATAGGGCTGTAAGATCACAATGTTGTGTAATTAGACAACAGCTTTCATGGCTGGCAGCCAATTAAGCACTGTCAAGTTAGAAGAACAGTTGGAGAAAGTCAGAataaacattcagaaaacagaatttagtCTCCAGCCTTTAAATGGCTTAAGCAGTATTCATaatttgctttataaatattGTGTAGAGTGCACTAAATTGAAGTTTACTCTGGCAGATGTTTTCCAACTTGATTGCTTGGAACTATTCCATCAGCCTTTCTCTACCTATAGGATAATGGGAACAGAGGTGGCTTCTGATTGCTCTGTCAGGAGGCTGGGGGAACTTGCAGCATTTGGCATAGCTGGAGGGTGTCTGTCACTAGATAGAAGTAGGATactttttaggttttgttttattgttccTTACATCTGGAAGTTTGTCCTCAAAATGCAAGTACTAGCTCGTCCGGCAGCATCACAGCTGTGCAGTCCCTTGCCCCTGTTCTTGATAGAGCCATTTGCATGCATGAATAAGGAGAGCGGTACTGCTTTCTGGTGACTTAACTACTtgttgggggaaaaacaaaatcaaaaagcCTCCAAAGAGCAATTACAAAAGCTTTCACTATAAGCTGAGATCTGGGATGACCAAGAGAAGCCTAAGCCATGTATTAAAATTGAGAGAGAACTGCAAGTGTACAGATTCTGACTTTACTTGCACCCAGAAAGCTTTCTTGAAGATAGTGAAACTCTTTGGGTTTAATGAATGGCATGCACTGGGCTACATGATATATGATAAGCTGGTTCAGGAAAACTTGAACGTACTTTCGAGTGCTATACTATTTTCAGTTGACTTTTAAGGCAACTGTTAATAGTGCTATGAAGCACACAGACTTCAAATGTACAGGACAGATCTTAGTAGCTGAAGAACAGTAACGCAATATGCAATGCTTAATTAGCAGCAGCTAACCTGCAGTCTTTGGATGGAGTTCTGCCTGAGCAAGgattgcaggatcaggcctttATTTAGGTACTTAGGGAGTAGAATCTGTGTCCCTGAGCCTGGATATTAGTGGGAAGAATTGCTGGAGCGATCCCTGCGGGCTTTGGACCAAGCAGTGCTATGCAAAGCCTACAGTAGATGGCGGCACAGCCACTGTCTGGTGTCACCTCTGCTCGAAGTAGGTGGACAAGGAGGGGCTGGATCCTCAGCTGTATGAGCTGATCTAGCTCAAGCAAAGCTAAAAGGGCTTACACCAGCTGAGATTCTATTAATTGGCCTTCTGAGCATCCGAAGTGGATTAATCCAAACAGTGCAAAGGCACTGCAATTGCAGAGTAAGAGTGTTTACTGGGGGAGCTAGCATGAAGTAATTAGCTACTTCTCACGAGCTAACCTAGTCCAGGCTTTTCCCCTGAGTATGCAATTATCTTTTATACATAGCTTTAGGATCTGCTGAAGTCCCTGATAGTCTTTGGGTTTGCTTTAATTAGTGTGGGATCAGATTAGCAACATAGTGACTAATAGCAAGAAAGTTTTGAGCCTCATTCTGTAGCCCAGAAGATTGTAAACAACCACTCTACTAGAAATGCTGAACATTACTACTGAGGGTTTTAagtgtgtgcatatatacatgacatataaatacagatttgtaCTATATATTGGgttatatacataaaaatagcattaaatatgttttgattAAGTATACTCAGTTTgatactcattttttttcattgtaccTCAGGTGTAATAAAATCGTAAAGCTTGATAGGTACCTTAACCTCAGCTGTAAAGCTCAAACCAGATTAGAATACTTGGTAGAATATGTTATTTTGCTACTGAACATTTTTTAAGCTAGCTGTTTGGGGTTATCAACTCCTCATGAGCTGGTGTTTGTAAATTAATGTGAgaactttttctctgtttttctgaagattgATTAGTAGGCatatgtgttttgttgttttactcTCTATAGAGATCTGGTTTATGTTTTTATCAATCAAAGccttaaaataggaaataatacTGTTTTAGTGAAGTAATTTGAAACTTAGTTTCTTTAATATGAAATGTATAAGTTCTTATGGAGATGATTTCTCACgttaagtctttttttttttttttccttctgcagaactcAGTTACATAATTTATAACCAGCAGTATACAACCTTAGGCACTTAGGATTTATGAATGTGGAAAGAATTGTACTCTCTAACGTCTACATGACATTCTCCTGTTACCCTTACTGCATTCCTCCCTTGTGGACCCTCCATGCTGATACTGTAGCCGTGTCATAAATCTGTTCAAAATACACAGTTGTAAGAAGTCTTTTTGTCTTCATAAATCTAACTTATAGccacttgcaaaaaaaaaaaaaaaaaaaagaaagagttagGGACAATTGGAAGTTTGGTCTTCTTAAAACctcagaagaaagaaaccaagGGGCACGCAGGCTTATAGATGCCATGCTGCTGTTTTAATGGGAGGGTTGTCAGGTAGTGGCTCAGTCAAAGCTTCCCTTGAAGATGGCGTTAGGTGAGTGAGCACTATAGAATGTGCTTACACTTCTGAAACATCTTGGATGCATTCACTCATAGGATAAGAtcctctgttttgaaataagGCATTTTAAGATGACTTTCAGATGTCTTTGAGCTGTGTGTGTGAATAGGGGCCTTTTCACTTCAAATGGGAGTCAGATCAGATCCTGCAATAGGGGAGTTTTCATTTATTCCACAgagcttttcattttggaaaaggaaaaaccctTCTATAAGCAAATCTTGTTAACCTGTGTGTCTTATGTTAAAAATAGCAGGTACCTGTATGAACATAGGGCAACATCTCCTGTCATAGTGGATTCCTGACTATCCCTCTGAGCAAGTGATATAATTACACAAGGAAGGttctaaataggaaaaaaaaaaatctttgtaaacAATATTGTATTTCTATTCTTAAGCTTAATATTTGGGATGATAGAAATAGTgtcagcaaagcagagaaattaTTCGGTCAACTTGGGACTTGTTATAATAgcctgtttttgtttgtttgttttctcagttttctgaagaGCTTTCTGAATCAAGCTCTTACAGTCCCTTCTTCCCCAAAATAGCACCGAGTTGAAATTTTAGTTTGCATATTTTGAGCACTTGCTACCACTGCTTGCCGTTGCCATAAGACACTGAACTACCTTATCCTAATATTCTGGGACTTATCAACCAATGACCTCTTTGCCACTTTGAACAGCACAAATAGTTTGAATGTTTATCAGCATTAACAATCAATGTCAGCTTGATGAGACTGcatggaaaaataacattttcttgctttgggGTATGAAAACCAAATTACCAGATCAGAAATGGAGGATGCGTTTAGTTAACGTTAGCACACATATGTTTCTCAGTCAGTAGGTATACTAGTACTGCTAGTCTAACTGTATGTACTTATCAAACAAAttctccttcttttgctttgacAACTTATGTTGATGCGATATTTTAATATCTTGCAGCCTTTCATTGCTCAGATGCTTTGAACACAGAAAAGTAGTCAATCATACTTGCAACCGTTAGTTCTGTTAACTAGAAAGATCCTTTCCTAGCTGCATTAATTGCTTCTGTTTGTAGTGCCAATTTGTTGTAGAACATCTCTGTTAGTTACAACATAGtaaaaaagagacaggaaaCATGAAGTTTTGAAAAGTTAGCCTGGGAAAACTCTgtgtttatgaagaaaattaaaatcttcaagGGTAGGAGTGAGGAGGAAGTGGCTTAATCTTTAATCACTGAATGGATATTAAAACTTAATTCATTAGCTGAGTGGATTATTAAAACTGATTATGCTGCTTCATGAGTACAGTGCAACAAATGGAAGTTGCAGGGGAAAGAAACGGTTACAAGTGAGCCAGGTCACATGCTAAATAATGGCTTTAAAGGcactctttgcttttaaattaggTCACTTGTGTTCTTTCTTTGAACATTCAGTTCTAATTGCAACAGTAAATCAAAGAATACACTCAAAGTAGATTCCCATGTAAGGTGGACAACTGGACAGTGCCTTTTTACTGCTACTAACACGTGCATCCAATTACTGGGATGATATACTCACAGTGTCAGCTGTGAAGCATTCCCCTATTTTATAGTTAGCCTCAAGAATTATCAGCCTGTCCCCTTTCACATTTACCTCTAAATAATCTATCAGTAGTATATATCTTCTACAGTTAAAGAGGAATTTTCACATGCATCGAAGCT
The nucleotide sequence above comes from Gymnogyps californianus isolate 813 chromosome Z, ASM1813914v2, whole genome shotgun sequence. Encoded proteins:
- the FGF10 gene encoding fibroblast growth factor 10, which encodes MCKWILTNGASAFSHLPCCCLLLLFLVSSVPVTCHDLSQDMVSPEATNSSSSSSSFPSSFSSPSSAGRHVRSYNHLQGDVRKRKLYSYNKYFLKIEKNGKVSGTKKENCPFSILEITSVEIGVVAVKSIKSNYYLAMNKKGKVYGSKEFNSDCKLKERIEENGYNTYASLNWKHNGRQMFVALNGRGATKRGQKTRRKNTSAHFLPMVVMS